One genomic window of Caldivirga maquilingensis IC-167 includes the following:
- a CDS encoding ABC transporter substrate-binding protein, giving the protein MPKLNKNTILPVIIIAAVIILYSSITAHAQQKPQFVIPTWGTLLYVPGSPVWNPYAPGNDIWWPTSAPPLAFWSVFTGQPLPILAKNWTVEVLPNGSGILTIYLRHDIYWFNGSATMPFTAWDVYAYFYIGMKAFGWYVPFINQSLVDEDVRVLNNYTIQFLFQKWAPYIPYWILTSNTPTPYSVWKPIVDALKTMNVTQAIEFGSTNITKFVPPYWGLGPYYMTSIGSNFVAYTLEPLYFNGIPLLATWLKILPWESWTYYDPTIINKFIPGGTASILTMIEAHQNMGYISVGWTAQQLKIINSTPGYAVLWYPGFWSFGIALNPYVYPFNLPQVRQAFCYAVNRTEVSLSWISSPAPYPAPVTPNVAFTFPASVLKYYIPCTYNLTYASDLLKSAGLTYKNGQWYLPNGTSLTILISGPSGWTYFMTQGEVVAEEWSAFGVPTKELSLDLSTYFGTIWPHLEWEAAEIQAPEFLVHSYESAWTYLSSQSWITTFINISKPWPFAWPTTSNGKITGWYCSPVTVTVPSMYNSTPPYLNGTIVTCVNSTFGYINLTNWFNTYDVSTPGSNLYEYLTEVLFAWYDYYVPVIPIVYYPYIKVYQPSYMDPLWLYKCALPYASIMFYNILDAHENGGQWNVWAGSPREWLDLGAIAPPPNVPPLAQLIANGSLWTKYPQFAAYLGIPNPDPSLQQCVASYFHIPYTPVSTTTPVTTTSTTTSTVTTTAVSTVTSTVTTTAVSTVTSTATTTAVSTVTVTKPVISTALIAGIVIIVIVIAIVAAIITLRRR; this is encoded by the coding sequence ATGCCTAAACTCAATAAAAACACGATACTACCAGTAATCATAATAGCCGCAGTAATCATACTGTACAGCTCAATAACAGCACACGCGCAACAAAAGCCGCAATTCGTAATACCGACATGGGGTACTTTATTATATGTTCCTGGTAGCCCAGTATGGAATCCATATGCTCCTGGTAATGATATTTGGTGGCCTACATCAGCCCCACCATTAGCGTTTTGGAGCGTATTCACAGGTCAGCCATTACCGATTTTAGCTAAGAATTGGACTGTTGAGGTTTTGCCTAATGGTAGTGGTATTTTAACGATTTACCTTAGGCATGATATTTATTGGTTTAATGGTTCAGCTACAATGCCTTTCACCGCATGGGATGTTTACGCCTACTTCTATATTGGTATGAAGGCTTTTGGTTGGTATGTGCCGTTCATAAACCAATCCCTTGTTGATGAAGACGTTAGAGTACTAAACAACTACACTATTCAATTCCTATTCCAGAAGTGGGCACCATACATACCATACTGGATCTTAACAAGTAATACACCAACACCGTACTCAGTTTGGAAACCAATAGTCGATGCATTAAAAACAATGAATGTAACACAAGCCATAGAATTTGGTTCAACGAATATAACGAAGTTTGTACCACCATACTGGGGTCTTGGCCCATATTACATGACCTCAATAGGCTCTAACTTTGTAGCATATACACTAGAGCCCTTATACTTTAATGGTATACCACTTCTAGCAACATGGCTTAAAATATTACCATGGGAGTCATGGACTTATTATGATCCAACTATAATTAATAAGTTCATCCCAGGGGGAACAGCCTCAATATTAACAATGATTGAGGCTCACCAAAACATGGGATACATAAGTGTTGGCTGGACTGCTCAGCAGCTTAAAATCATAAACAGTACACCAGGTTATGCTGTTCTTTGGTATCCTGGATTCTGGTCATTTGGTATTGCTCTCAATCCTTACGTATATCCATTCAACTTACCTCAAGTAAGGCAAGCCTTCTGTTACGCTGTAAATAGGACTGAGGTCTCATTATCATGGATATCTTCCCCAGCACCTTATCCTGCCCCTGTTACACCAAATGTAGCGTTCACTTTCCCGGCATCAGTCCTGAAATACTACATCCCATGCACATATAACTTAACTTATGCCAGTGACTTACTCAAGTCTGCCGGCCTCACCTATAAGAATGGTCAATGGTACTTACCTAATGGTACATCATTAACAATCTTAATCTCTGGTCCAAGTGGCTGGACATACTTTATGACTCAAGGTGAGGTTGTTGCTGAGGAATGGTCAGCTTTCGGTGTTCCCACGAAGGAATTAAGCCTTGATTTAAGTACATATTTTGGTACCATTTGGCCTCATCTTGAGTGGGAGGCCGCAGAGATTCAGGCGCCAGAATTTCTAGTGCATAGTTATGAATCCGCATGGACCTATTTATCTAGTCAATCCTGGATTACTACTTTCATAAACATCAGTAAGCCTTGGCCATTCGCATGGCCTACTACGTCAAACGGCAAGATCACTGGCTGGTACTGCTCACCAGTAACAGTTACTGTACCATCAATGTATAATAGTACTCCACCTTACTTAAACGGCACTATTGTGACGTGTGTTAACTCAACGTTTGGGTACATTAATTTAACAAATTGGTTTAATACATATGATGTGTCAACTCCAGGAAGCAATTTATATGAGTACTTAACGGAGGTCTTATTTGCATGGTATGATTACTATGTTCCTGTAATACCGATAGTCTATTACCCATATATAAAAGTTTATCAGCCAAGTTACATGGATCCGCTATGGCTCTATAAGTGTGCATTACCTTATGCATCAATTATGTTCTACAATATACTGGATGCTCATGAGAATGGTGGCCAATGGAATGTATGGGCAGGTTCACCTAGGGAATGGCTTGACCTTGGAGCAATAGCTCCGCCGCCAAATGTACCACCTTTAGCTCAATTAATCGCTAATGGTAGTCTTTGGACTAAGTATCCTCAGTTTGCGGCTTACCTAGGTATTCCTAATCCTGATCCAAGCCTACAGCAGTGTGTTGCATCGTACTTCCATATACCGTATACTCCAGTATCAACCACTACACCAGTAACCACTACTTCAACTACTACTTCAACAGTAACCACTACTGCTGTTAGCACTGTTACAAGCACAGTCACAACCACTGCCGTAAGCACAGTGACTAGTACAGCAACAACCACAGCAGTATCCACAGTAACCGTGACTAAACCAGTAATATCAACAGCACTAATAGCAGGAATAGTAATAATAGTAATAGTCATAGCCATAGTAGCAGCAATAATAACACTAAGAAGAAGATGA
- a CDS encoding glycoside hydrolase family 172 protein: MLLDLPRFRTGKLRYVSSTHYTDEEHKKWLDYYSIPAHGKVTLLSINGPGIIVSLWLTIAGGFSKPAVKDYLRRLIIRAYWDGESNPSIEAPLSCFFGSCYSTNTITEYYHYSSLVMGTTSGGYYTFLPMPFEKAIIEVENCSDLDVDHLYYMISYYEGVDISNMGRLHAVWRSENPTTLGNPYLILHASGKGHYMGTVLAMEGLSQANPPSGGLGFLEGNMMIYADGELAYGSTGTEDYFLSGWYFIKGPFNAPFHGLIIKDEGRFRILAYRFHIPDPIPFQRELRVMIHHGEYDEVLARYESVAYWYQIEPHKEFNRINCGQLS, translated from the coding sequence ATGTTACTTGATTTACCTAGGTTTAGGACTGGTAAATTAAGGTATGTTTCAAGTACTCATTATACTGATGAGGAGCATAAGAAGTGGCTTGACTATTACTCAATACCTGCTCATGGTAAGGTAACTTTACTCAGCATTAATGGTCCTGGCATTATAGTTAGCCTATGGTTAACCATTGCTGGTGGTTTCTCTAAGCCTGCTGTTAAAGATTACTTGAGGAGACTTATTATTAGGGCTTATTGGGATGGTGAATCAAACCCAAGTATTGAGGCACCATTATCATGCTTCTTCGGCTCATGCTACTCAACAAACACTATAACCGAGTATTACCACTACTCCTCACTGGTAATGGGTACTACCAGTGGTGGATATTATACATTCCTTCCAATGCCCTTTGAGAAGGCTATTATTGAGGTTGAGAACTGCAGTGATCTTGATGTTGATCACCTATACTACATGATTAGTTACTATGAGGGTGTGGATATTAGTAATATGGGTAGGCTTCACGCAGTATGGCGTAGTGAAAACCCAACAACATTAGGTAATCCGTATTTAATCCTACATGCCTCAGGGAAGGGGCATTACATGGGTACTGTACTGGCTATGGAGGGTTTAAGCCAAGCCAACCCACCCTCAGGTGGTTTAGGGTTCCTTGAGGGCAATATGATGATTTACGCTGATGGTGAATTAGCATACGGCTCAACGGGTACTGAGGATTACTTCCTAAGCGGCTGGTACTTCATTAAGGGTCCATTCAATGCACCATTCCACGGCCTAATAATTAAGGATGAGGGGAGGTTTAGGATCCTAGCATATAGATTCCACATACCTGACCCAATACCATTCCAAAGGGAATTAAGAGTCATGATACACCACGGTGAATACGATGAAGTACTGGCAAGGTATGAGAGTGTGGCTTACTGGTATCAAATCGAGCCACATAAGGAATTCAATAGAATTAACTGTGGGCAATTAAGTTAA
- a CDS encoding sulfatase gives MVNDHFNVILIAIDTLRADRVGCLGSGYPTMPNVDSLCRDSVAFTNHYAEAIPTHPSFTTIFTGTTPLIHSIVSHGGKVQLSGSILTLPQILNEAGYLTIAVDNLATHMYAGWFARGYRYYIDIGGLVVISNGIKVNGEYVNAKVKDAFELINRYKNEPFLLFIHYWDPHAPYIPPKPYAEKFYHGDYSKGDLVSRLNSTAWGRLLLKDSWIRDLINSGVNDPDYIRALYDSEAAYVDERIGELMSIINNTGLLEDTLIVLTSDHGEGLGEHNVYYEHHGLYEWDVKTPLIIRLPDKLIDEVGRGKAKGVKYDAFVQNTDITPTILDSLGLKIPEYMTGLSLLKVIRGESKGHDAVFSLENTRQTARMIRVGEWKLIQWIRNDTYGRRSGHVELYNLAKDPTESRNMATEEGEITLRLLGLIERRYREVAGANDPLILQEISVPIKP, from the coding sequence ATGGTTAATGATCATTTCAACGTTATCCTAATAGCTATAGATACTTTGAGGGCTGATAGGGTTGGTTGCCTCGGCTCAGGTTACCCAACTATGCCTAATGTTGACTCCCTCTGCCGTGACTCCGTGGCGTTTACGAATCATTACGCTGAAGCCATACCCACTCACCCATCCTTCACAACAATATTTACTGGAACAACACCATTAATACACAGTATAGTTAGTCATGGTGGTAAGGTTCAATTAAGTGGAAGCATATTAACTCTACCACAGATACTTAATGAAGCCGGCTACTTAACTATAGCTGTTGATAACTTAGCCACACACATGTATGCTGGATGGTTCGCTAGGGGCTACAGGTACTACATTGATATTGGTGGTTTAGTGGTGATTTCTAACGGTATTAAGGTTAATGGTGAGTATGTTAATGCTAAGGTTAAGGATGCCTTCGAATTAATTAATAGGTATAAGAATGAACCCTTCTTACTCTTTATACATTACTGGGATCCCCACGCCCCATATATACCACCTAAGCCTTATGCTGAGAAGTTCTATCATGGGGATTACAGTAAGGGTGATTTGGTTAGTAGGCTTAACTCAACAGCTTGGGGTAGATTACTACTTAAGGATAGTTGGATAAGGGATTTAATTAATTCCGGCGTTAATGACCCTGATTACATTAGGGCTCTTTACGATAGTGAGGCTGCTTACGTTGATGAGAGGATTGGTGAATTAATGAGCATTATTAATAATACTGGCTTACTTGAGGATACATTAATAGTATTAACATCAGATCATGGTGAGGGTCTTGGTGAACACAACGTATACTACGAGCACCACGGCTTATATGAGTGGGATGTTAAGACACCATTAATCATTAGGCTACCTGATAAGTTAATTGATGAGGTTGGGCGTGGTAAAGCCAAGGGTGTTAAGTATGATGCATTTGTTCAAAACACCGACATAACACCAACAATATTAGATTCACTAGGTTTAAAGATTCCCGAATACATGACTGGCTTAAGCCTACTTAAGGTTATTAGGGGTGAGTCTAAGGGTCATGATGCAGTGTTCAGTCTTGAGAATACTAGGCAGACTGCTAGGATGATTAGGGTTGGTGAATGGAAGCTAATACAGTGGATTAGGAATGATACATACGGTAGGAGGAGTGGCCACGTTGAATTATATAATTTAGCTAAAGACCCAACTGAATCAAGGAACATGGCAACCGAGGAAGGTGAAATTACATTAAGGCTACTTGGATTAATTGAGAGGAGGTATAGGGAGGTGGCTGGAGCCAATGACCCATTAATACTGCAGGAAATAAGCGTACCAATAAAACCATGA